In Rahnella aquatilis CIP 78.65 = ATCC 33071, the DNA window NNNNNNNNNNNNNNNNNNNNNNNNNNNNNNNNNNNNNNNNNNNNNNNNNNNNNNNNNNNNNNNNNNNNNNNNNNNNNNNNNNNNNNNNNNNNNNNNNNNNNNNNNNNNNNNNNNNNNNNNNNNNNNNNNNNNNNNNNNNNNNNNNNNNNNNNNNNNNNNNNNNNNNNNNNNNNNNNNNNNNNNNNNNNNNNNNNNNNNNNNNNNNNNNNNNNNNNNNNNNNNNNNNNNNNNNNNNNNNNNNNNNNNNNNNNNNNNNNNNNNNNNNNNNNNNNNNNNNNNNNNNNNNNNNNNNNNNNNNNNNNNNNNNNNNNNNNNNNNNNNNNNNNNNNNNNNNNNNNNNNNNNNNNNNNNNNNNNNNNNNNNNNNNNNNNNNNNNNNNNNNNNNNNNNNNNNNNNNNNNNNNNNNNNNNNNNNNNNNNNNNNNNNNNNNNNNNNNNNNNNNNNNNNNNNNNNNNNNNNNNNNNNNNNNNNNNNNNNNNNNNNNNNNNNNNNNNNNNNNNNNNNNNNNNNNNNNNNNNNNNNNNNNNNNNNNNNNNNNNNNNNNNNNNNNNNNNNNNNNNNNNNNNNNNNNNNNNNNNNNNNNNNNNNNNNNNNNNNNNNNNNNNNNNNNNNNNNNNNNNAGTGAGGATATAACCGCGGCTAAGCCAACGCAAGTTGTTGTTCTTCATCGGCCAAATTAAAGCGCAATAAAGCAACCGAAGCGTTGTCTATATTTTCATCATTAGAATGCATAACGTCATTAAACATAGTCGTAAGCTTGCCATCCAGCGTTACTTCCAGAATTTCTCGATCTTCAAAATTTGACCAAAAACCATCTGTACACATAAAAATAGCCTCGCCGTTTATAATTCTCTTAGAAGAGAAGGCCGGGATAGGATGAATGGAATCTTTAGAAAGGTATTTGGTTAATCTATTTCTATATGGATGCTTATTTAAAAAATGAGGATTAGAAACACCAGAACTCACGAGAAATTGAGCTAATGAATCATCTAAAGACCTTTTCCCATCGATTAAAAAATATATTCTTACGTCACCAACCGTCATCGTTTTAACTTCAGTATCTGAAATTAACACTACACCTATACTAGACTTACCTGAACATTTCACACTCGAGCTCTGTATATTTTCCATAACCGATATAACATCTTCAAAACCCATACCACTCAATATTTTATCTCGCATTTCATCAATTAAAGAATCGACATAGTGTGGATTGGCGTCAGTTTGAGAAAACCCATCAAGCATAATAAAAACAGACAAAAAGTCAGTCTTTACTTCAAGGAATCTATCTAAATTTCTATCACGAGTTCCAGTTGAGGTTATAAAATCCATTCTCACAGTCATAATATAGCCTCAGGCGACAGCATCCCAGGGAAGAGATTTATAGAATTCATTTATCCTATCAAAGGAAAAATCAAAGTCTTTAACATCACCTTCAACTTCTAAATGTAGGGTGTCGTAATTTCTTCTTGATAAATCCCTTATGTCTTCTCGATCTAGAGTATCTTTTGTTATATGCCCGTCAGGAATTCTACCTGTTGATTTATCTAACAACGAATGGAGGATGGTTAATTTCTCACCATCATCAAAACAAATAGAGTCAAAGATAAAATCTAGATCATACACGTCCTGCCTTCTACTTCTATTTCTATATGGTTGTTGAATAATAGACCTGATCTTTTCTGCAACTAAATCAGTTACGCCATATGCTGAAACACCACTACCATCATCCATGACAATATTATCTATACTATAACTCAACTCATTGAAGCTATAATCTATTTTAATGGTGTTTGGACACTGCCCTCGTGAAAGTCGATCCATTTCTCCCGCAGAGTTTTTTCTAGCATATCCAATAGTGAGATTGAATGATGGGAATGTAGCCTTATCATATCCTTTTTTAGGTTGAATAACTAAGCTCTGCACCTTACAAGACACACCGTAAGCTAACTCATCAGATGATATAACCAATGCATCATCTAACTCTTTTCTAAACTCTTCCTGGTCAATTTCAGAAAGCTTCATCTTTGTAGAAAAATCTATATCTTCAGTAAATCTTGAACTTTTATATCTTATCCCCAATAACATACCTCCTTTCATTATCATTTTTGGCTTAAGATATTCGCTATTAGCTATAGCAGACAACACAATATGCACGGACTGACGGAACACGACCCG includes these proteins:
- a CDS encoding nucleotidyl transferase AbiEii/AbiGii toxin family protein, whose product is MEFSIEEWVSLSPADRVVFRQSVHIVLSAIANSEYLKPKMIMKGGMLLGIRYKSSRFTEDIDFSTKMKLSEIDQEEFRKELDDALVISSDELAYGVSCKVQSLVIQPKKGYDKATFPSFNLTIGYARKNSAGEMDRLSRGQCPNTIKIDYSFNELSYSIDNIVMDDGSGVSAYGVTDLVAEKIRSIIQQPYRNRSRRQDVYDLDFIFDSICFDDGEKLTILHSLLDKSTGRIPDGHITKDTLDREDIRDLSRRNYDTLHLEVEGDVKDFDFSFDRINEFYKSLPWDAVA
- a CDS encoding PP2C family protein-serine/threonine phosphatase gives rise to the protein MTVRMDFITSTGTRDRNLDRFLEVKTDFLSVFIMLDGFSQTDANPHYVDSLIDEMRDKILSGMGFEDVISVMENIQSSSVKCSGKSSIGVVLISDTEVKTMTVGDVRIYFLIDGKRSLDDSLAQFLVSSGVSNPHFLNKHPYRNRLTKYLSKDSIHPIPAFSSKRIINGEAIFMCTDGFWSNFEDREILEVTLDGKLTTMFNDVMHSNDENIDNASVALLRFNLADEEQQLALA